One Fontisphaera persica DNA window includes the following coding sequences:
- the ftsW gene encoding putative lipid II flippase FtsW, which produces MHRPKNTLPLVAHLLIVCVGVLLALGMVSLYSASMTLKGAQLVQQQLLWCGLGLVAAIVCAAMDYRRWRRWAVPLVILAAVALLLVFIPGLGKTIKGARRWIQLGPVNFQPSELAKLAAIIALAAYAEYRQRRMSRFKEGLLIPGAFLGVMALLILAGRDYGTTLLFLSVGGIMLLVAGVRWRHVLPIALLVLAGFAAAIWSNDVRRTRVLSFLYPEKYAETIGYQAKQAMLAFGSGGLEGRGLGNGRQKTFVPEVHTDFVLSTVGEELGLMGSLAVVVAFMVLLICGIAIAERAADPFGMYLAFGITCLIGLQAFVNIAVVTSLLPNKGLPLPFMSYGGSNLLLMMAAVGILLSVARQGIELERVPANPFAGEPAGLEEGHS; this is translated from the coding sequence ATGCATCGCCCGAAAAATACCCTGCCCCTGGTGGCACACCTGTTGATTGTGTGCGTGGGGGTGTTGCTGGCCTTGGGCATGGTGAGCCTCTACAGCGCCAGCATGACCCTGAAGGGCGCGCAACTGGTCCAGCAACAATTGCTCTGGTGTGGCCTCGGCCTTGTGGCCGCCATCGTTTGCGCCGCCATGGATTACCGCCGCTGGCGCCGCTGGGCCGTGCCGCTGGTCATCCTCGCGGCCGTCGCCCTGCTCCTGGTCTTCATCCCGGGTCTCGGCAAAACCATCAAAGGCGCGCGCCGCTGGATTCAACTGGGACCGGTCAACTTTCAACCCAGTGAGCTCGCCAAGCTGGCCGCCATCATCGCCCTGGCGGCTTACGCCGAATATCGCCAGCGCCGCATGTCCCGCTTCAAAGAAGGCCTCCTGATTCCCGGCGCTTTCCTGGGCGTCATGGCGTTGTTAATTCTCGCCGGCCGCGACTACGGCACCACCTTGCTGTTTCTGAGTGTCGGCGGCATCATGTTGTTGGTGGCCGGCGTCCGCTGGCGCCATGTGCTCCCCATCGCCCTCCTTGTCCTCGCGGGATTCGCCGCCGCCATTTGGAGCAACGACGTCCGCCGCACCCGCGTCCTCTCCTTCCTTTATCCGGAAAAATATGCCGAAACCATCGGCTACCAGGCCAAACAGGCCATGCTCGCCTTTGGCTCCGGCGGCCTCGAGGGCCGCGGCCTCGGCAACGGCCGCCAAAAAACATTCGTCCCCGAAGTGCATACCGATTTCGTCCTCAGCACCGTCGGCGAGGAGCTGGGCCTGATGGGCAGTCTGGCTGTCGTCGTGGCCTTCATGGTTTTGTTGATTTGCGGCATCGCCATTGCCGAGCGCGCCGCGGACCCCTTCGGCATGTACCTCGCCTTTGGCATTACCTGCCTCATTGGCCTGCAGGCCTTCGTCAACATCGCGGTGGTCACCAGCCTCCTGCCCAACAAAGGCCTGCCGCTTCCCTTTATGAGCTACGGCGGCTCCAACTTGCTGCTCATGATGGCCGCCGTCGGCATCCTGCTGAGCGTGGCCCGCCAGGGCATCGAGCTCGAGCGCGTTCCCGCCAATCCCTTTGCCGGCGAACCGGCTGGCCTGGAGGAGGGCCACTCATGA